DNA sequence from the Bacteroidota bacterium genome:
CGATTTCGGTAAACCGGCCGGAGAAAAGCTTTTGGATCTCCTGCAAGGTATGGAAAAATATAGTGATGCAGATAGGATAAGGATATCCTCTATCGAACCCGACCTCCTGGATGAAGAAATCATTGATTTCGTTGCGAAATCGAAGAAATTCGCCCCACACTTCCATATCCCACTGCAGGCTGGATCCGATAAGGTGTTGCAAGCTATGAACAGAAGATACGACACAACCCTGTTCACAGAAAAGATCACGCTTATCCGCAAGCATATGCCCTTTGCATGCATTGCCGTGGATGTAATTACCGGGTTTCCAGGGGAAACGGAAAACGACTTCCTGGAAGGGAAGAAATACCTTGCTGACATGGATTTATCGTACCTCCATGTTTTCACATATTCGGAAAGACCCGACACAAAAGCCGTACAAATGCAGGCTAAACTATCACCGGCTGTTAAAAAACAGAGGAGCGAAGTGCTGCATGAGCTATCGGAAATAAAAAAAATTAGGTTTTACGAACAAAATAGAGGCAGGACAGTGACTGTGCTGTTTGAAGCCGATCATCACGATGGATATATGTACGGTTTCTCGGAGAATTATATCCGGGTAAAGACCCTCTACGACAACACCCTCGTAAACAAGCTCGTAACTGTCGGTTTGACAGAAACCGACCAGGTAGGAAATTACTTATTTAACTGTAACCGGCATGAACCAAGATAAATTATTACACGAAGTATGCCAGCTTGCCCGTGAGACGGGGACCTTCATCCGTGAGGAGATCTATAAATTTTCGCGGAAAGATGTGGAAACCAAAGACCACAACAGCTTTGTCACCTACGTCGACAAAGAATCGGAGAAAAGGCTGGTGTATGCTTTATCAAGGATGCTTCCAGGATCGGTATTCATCACTGAAGAAGGTACGGTGGATCAAAACCCCGGTGAGTTCACATGGATCATTGATCCTCTTGACGGTACTACCAACTTCATCCACAGGTTGCCTGTATACGCCATCAGCATCGCATTGGTCAGGGATCTGGAACCCTTGCTGGGCGTTGTCTATGAGATCAACAACAGTGAATGTTTTTATGCTCAGGAAGGAGGTCATGCATATCTGAACGGAACACCCATCAGGGTGTCCTCAACCCCGTCACTGGAAGCCTCCCTGATGGCTACCGGTTTCCCTTACTACGATTATAGCAGGATGGAAAGTTATCTGAGAGTGCTGCAGGAATACATGCAAAATACAAGAGGAATACGCAGGATGGGATCGGCAGCAACCGACCTTGCCTATGTCGCCTGCGGCCGTTTCGACGGGTTCTTCGAATACGGACTCCATCCCTGGGATGTGGCAGCCGGTGCCTTCCTGGTCAAACAGGCAGGCGGACTGGTGGGCACTTTCAATGGTAAAAACAACTACTTGTTTGGAAAAGAAATAGTTGCAGCAAACCCTTTTATTTATGAGAAAATGATCGCTACCATGAACGAATTTTTTGGTTAAATAGCCAAAATCCGCTAATATTGTATTCTCTTTTCCCAAACCATTAACCTTATGGGCAACAAAGCTCGGATTGACAAAACCAAGGAAAACCCACTGAGGAGTATTGCAAAGACTATTAGTTGGAGGCTCATCGCGAGTGGAACTACGTTTTTGATCGTATTCGTAATTTTTCGCCGGTATTCGGAAAAGACATTCAACGAAGTCCTGGAAACAGCCTCTTTCATCACCATTATCGAGATGTTCGCCAAGCTCCTGTTTTATTACCTGCACGAAAGGCTATGGACCAACATCAACTGGGGAAAGGAATGGAAAAGAAATTACTGGCAGAGGAATGCATGGAAGAAGCTTTACCGCGACAGACATAATTAACGTTAATCCCATGAAAATATACTT
Encoded proteins:
- the mtaB gene encoding tRNA (N(6)-L-threonylcarbamoyladenosine(37)-C(2))-methylthiotransferase MtaB: MAKKTVAFQTLGCKLNFSESSTISRMMREEGYEVVETKEKADVYVIHTCMVTGPAEKKCRAAIRQAKRRNPGATVAVIGCLAQLRADEVLSMPEADIVLGNYNKYELSGFLKQFEENGHKINAVSGSWKDPYYHPAYSGGDRTRTFLKIQDGCDYFCSYCTIPLARGRSRSLSIGETLTLAQEAIDGGAKEIVLTGVNIGDFGKPAGEKLLDLLQGMEKYSDADRIRISSIEPDLLDEEIIDFVAKSKKFAPHFHIPLQAGSDKVLQAMNRRYDTTLFTEKITLIRKHMPFACIAVDVITGFPGETENDFLEGKKYLADMDLSYLHVFTYSERPDTKAVQMQAKLSPAVKKQRSEVLHELSEIKKIRFYEQNRGRTVTVLFEADHHDGYMYGFSENYIRVKTLYDNTLVNKLVTVGLTETDQVGNYLFNCNRHEPR
- a CDS encoding inositol monophosphatase, with amino-acid sequence MNQDKLLHEVCQLARETGTFIREEIYKFSRKDVETKDHNSFVTYVDKESEKRLVYALSRMLPGSVFITEEGTVDQNPGEFTWIIDPLDGTTNFIHRLPVYAISIALVRDLEPLLGVVYEINNSECFYAQEGGHAYLNGTPIRVSSTPSLEASLMATGFPYYDYSRMESYLRVLQEYMQNTRGIRRMGSAATDLAYVACGRFDGFFEYGLHPWDVAAGAFLVKQAGGLVGTFNGKNNYLFGKEIVAANPFIYEKMIATMNEFFG
- a CDS encoding DUF2061 domain-containing protein, giving the protein MGNKARIDKTKENPLRSIAKTISWRLIASGTTFLIVFVIFRRYSEKTFNEVLETASFITIIEMFAKLLFYYLHERLWTNINWGKEWKRNYWQRNAWKKLYRDRHN